A part of Thermotoga petrophila RKU-1 genomic DNA contains:
- a CDS encoding Rne/Rng family ribonuclease, which translates to MDDGELEEIFFDEIETIAGKIYLGKIEKIVPGLEAAFVKIGKGRNAFLKLSEINEVYRETILKEQEVKEGQKILVQVKKDASGKKGPQVTTQIGIADRFVVIFPFKKVIGVSRKIEDASERRRLRTTAFSLRKRHGVGVIVRTAAEGVDEEEIIKNFERALEKWNQVLQKFRRSRKPKLLHEEDPVEQIIKEKVNSKIDRLIYNNRSLLETLQKYLQNLPKKPELEYVEGDLFEKFSVYERMKKLLSRTVQLKSGGNIVIDRTEALTVIDVNSESYTDAENQEELALKTNMEAIEEIVRQLILRNIGGIVVIDFIKQKDPKSYEKLLSRFKEVAKRDGTRIEIFGFTNLGLLEITRKRTTRPLDTLLFTRCPVCSGTGKVLSQKILLKRIREDLKKLKNFEEVTLKVHPNMSGYFKREDIKKLQKEFKVKLNLDYGWHDPNSYEIKAKTKKGGK; encoded by the coding sequence ATGGACGATGGTGAACTCGAAGAGATCTTTTTTGATGAGATAGAAACGATCGCGGGGAAAATTTACCTTGGAAAGATCGAAAAAATCGTACCAGGACTCGAAGCGGCTTTCGTGAAGATTGGAAAGGGCAGGAACGCCTTTTTGAAACTCAGTGAGATAAACGAGGTCTACAGGGAAACTATTCTGAAAGAACAGGAAGTGAAAGAGGGTCAGAAGATACTCGTACAGGTAAAAAAGGATGCTTCGGGGAAAAAAGGACCTCAGGTAACAACTCAGATAGGAATAGCCGATAGATTCGTTGTCATATTTCCTTTCAAAAAAGTGATAGGTGTCTCAAGAAAGATAGAAGATGCTTCGGAAAGGCGTAGGTTGAGAACTACAGCTTTTTCTCTGAGGAAGAGACACGGTGTCGGTGTAATAGTGAGAACAGCAGCAGAAGGTGTGGACGAAGAGGAGATCATAAAGAATTTTGAAAGGGCATTAGAAAAATGGAACCAGGTACTTCAAAAGTTCAGAAGGTCGAGAAAACCGAAATTGCTACACGAAGAAGACCCTGTAGAACAGATCATCAAAGAAAAGGTGAATTCGAAGATAGACAGGTTGATTTACAACAATAGATCACTCCTTGAGACTTTGCAGAAATATCTTCAAAATCTTCCAAAAAAGCCGGAACTCGAGTACGTAGAAGGTGATTTGTTTGAAAAATTCTCTGTTTACGAACGTATGAAAAAACTCCTTTCTCGCACCGTTCAATTGAAAAGTGGCGGAAACATCGTCATAGATCGAACAGAAGCACTCACCGTCATAGATGTAAACTCGGAAAGCTACACAGACGCTGAAAACCAGGAGGAACTCGCTTTGAAAACGAACATGGAGGCCATCGAAGAAATCGTTCGTCAGTTGATACTCAGAAACATTGGAGGAATCGTGGTAATAGATTTCATAAAGCAGAAAGATCCGAAGAGTTATGAAAAGCTTCTTTCACGATTCAAAGAGGTTGCAAAAAGAGACGGAACAAGAATCGAAATCTTTGGATTCACAAATCTTGGGCTTCTGGAAATAACAAGAAAAAGAACGACAAGACCTCTGGATACACTTCTTTTCACCCGGTGCCCCGTGTGTTCGGGAACAGGGAAGGTGCTTTCTCAAAAGATCCTGCTCAAGAGGATCAGAGAAGATTTGAAAAAATTGAAGAATTTTGAGGAAGTAACATTGAAAGTTCATCCGAACATGTCTGGATACTTCAAAAGGGAAGATATAAAAAAGCTCCAGAAGGAATTCAAAGTAAAACTGAACCTGGATTATGGCTGGCATGATCCAAATTCTTACGAGATCAAGGCGAAGACCAAGAAAGGAGGAAAGTGA
- the hpf gene encoding ribosome hibernation-promoting factor, HPF/YfiA family, with protein sequence MEYRITGKGVEISEAIKNYLEKRLDKVDRVIYDDELVSFDVRIEKDGKNQYVVKFNMNLKGNIINVEERHPDIYTAIDFASDALEKQVKKLKERLKNHSHRKSIPTETPLEEHGEFSPSDKISSIKRVSLLNLDLDEAVMQMDELNHRFLVFRNVNTGEINLLYRDENGNIHLIEMAE encoded by the coding sequence ATGGAGTACAGGATAACGGGAAAGGGTGTAGAGATTTCCGAAGCCATCAAGAACTATCTGGAAAAAAGGCTCGATAAAGTTGACAGAGTGATCTACGATGATGAACTCGTCTCCTTTGACGTGAGAATAGAAAAAGATGGAAAGAATCAATACGTGGTTAAGTTCAATATGAATCTGAAAGGGAACATCATCAATGTGGAAGAAAGGCATCCGGACATTTACACCGCGATAGACTTCGCCTCGGATGCTCTGGAAAAACAGGTGAAAAAACTGAAAGAAAGGCTGAAGAACCACTCCCATAGAAAGTCTATACCCACTGAAACACCTCTTGAAGAACACGGTGAATTTTCTCCATCCGATAAGATTTCTTCGATAAAAAGAGTTTCTCTTCTCAACCTCGATCTCGATGAAGCAGTCATGCAGATGGATGAGTTGAACCACCGATTCCTCGTTTTCAGAAACGTCAACACTGGTGAAATAAATCTTCTCTACAGAGACGAAAACGGAAACATTCATCTCATTGAGATGGCAGAGTAA
- the atpD gene encoding F0F1 ATP synthase subunit beta: protein MAKGSKGFIVSIMGPVVDVKFPEEELPDIYNALEVVNPQTGQKVVLEVEQLIGDGVVRTVAMDSTDGLTKGLEVVDTGAPITAPVGKEVLGRILNVIGEPVDEAGEIKAKERWPIHRPAPELVEQSTEIEILETGIKVIDLLAPFPKGGKIGFFGGAGVGKTVLVMELIRNIAIEHKGFSVFAGVGERTREGNELWLEMQESGVLGNTVLVFGQMNEPPGARFRVALTALTIAEYFRDVEGRDVLLFIDNIFRFVQAGSEVSALLGRMPSAVGYQPTLATDMGELQERITSTRRGSITSVQAIYVPADDITDPAPATTFAHLDATVVLSRRIAELGLYPAVDPLDSSSKILDPAIVGREHYEVARGVQEVLQRYKDLQDIIAILGVEELSPEDKLVVHRARRIQRFLSQPFHVAERFTGRPGRYVPIEETIRGFKEILDGKLDDVPEQAFLMAGNIDEVKERAKEMRS from the coding sequence ATGGCAAAGGGTTCGAAAGGATTCATTGTGAGTATTATGGGACCTGTTGTGGACGTGAAATTTCCCGAAGAGGAACTCCCGGATATATACAACGCCCTCGAAGTTGTAAATCCCCAAACGGGGCAGAAGGTAGTGCTCGAGGTGGAGCAGCTCATCGGCGATGGAGTTGTTAGAACGGTGGCTATGGATTCAACAGACGGTTTAACCAAAGGTCTGGAAGTGGTAGATACAGGAGCTCCCATAACAGCACCTGTGGGGAAAGAAGTCCTTGGAAGGATCCTGAACGTGATAGGTGAACCTGTCGACGAAGCAGGAGAAATAAAAGCCAAAGAAAGATGGCCCATTCACAGACCAGCCCCTGAGCTTGTGGAACAATCCACAGAGATAGAAATCCTCGAGACCGGTATAAAGGTGATCGATCTTCTCGCTCCGTTCCCAAAGGGCGGAAAGATCGGTTTCTTCGGAGGAGCGGGCGTTGGAAAGACCGTGCTCGTTATGGAACTCATCAGAAACATCGCAATAGAACACAAGGGATTTTCAGTGTTCGCAGGTGTCGGGGAGAGAACAAGAGAAGGTAACGAACTCTGGCTCGAAATGCAGGAAAGCGGAGTTCTTGGAAACACCGTTCTCGTTTTTGGCCAGATGAACGAGCCCCCGGGAGCAAGGTTCAGAGTGGCTCTTACCGCCCTCACCATCGCTGAGTACTTCAGAGACGTAGAAGGAAGAGACGTTCTTCTCTTCATAGACAACATATTCAGGTTTGTCCAAGCTGGAAGTGAAGTCTCGGCACTTCTCGGAAGAATGCCGTCTGCTGTGGGATATCAGCCCACCCTCGCAACCGATATGGGAGAACTTCAGGAGAGAATCACTTCGACGAGGAGAGGTTCCATCACATCCGTTCAGGCCATATACGTTCCTGCGGACGACATAACCGACCCGGCACCGGCAACCACCTTCGCCCATCTTGATGCCACTGTGGTTCTGTCACGAAGAATAGCAGAACTTGGACTTTACCCGGCGGTTGATCCTCTCGACTCCTCCTCGAAAATTCTGGATCCAGCGATCGTTGGAAGAGAGCATTACGAAGTGGCAAGAGGTGTTCAGGAAGTTCTTCAGAGATACAAGGACCTTCAGGATATTATCGCCATACTCGGTGTGGAGGAACTCTCTCCGGAAGACAAACTTGTGGTTCACCGTGCCAGAAGAATTCAAAGGTTCCTCAGCCAGCCGTTCCACGTAGCAGAAAGGTTCACAGGTCGTCCTGGAAGATACGTACCCATTGAAGAAACAATTAGAGGATTCAAGGAGATTCTCGACGGAAAACTCGACGATGTACCTGAACAGGCGTTTCTCATGGCCGGAAACATCGACGAAGTTAAAGAAAGAGCAAAAGAAATGAGGAGTTGA
- a CDS encoding F0F1 ATP synthase subunit epsilon, which yields MKVKIVTPYGIVYDRESDFISFRTVEGSMGILPRRAPIVTQLSVCDVKIKSGDDEYHLKVAGGFLLCDGKDVIIITEEAGREEDISPDRFMEARERVERVRRFFQSSL from the coding sequence GTGAAGGTAAAAATCGTTACACCCTATGGGATCGTGTACGACAGAGAAAGCGACTTCATTTCTTTCAGAACGGTGGAAGGATCCATGGGAATCCTCCCCAGGAGGGCTCCCATAGTAACCCAGCTCTCCGTGTGCGATGTAAAAATAAAATCGGGTGATGATGAATACCATCTGAAAGTTGCGGGTGGTTTTTTGCTCTGCGATGGAAAAGATGTGATCATAATCACGGAAGAAGCCGGAAGAGAAGAAGACATCTCCCCTGATAGATTCATGGAAGCAAGGGAAAGAGTGGAAAGGGTGAGACGATTCTTCCAGTCTTCGTTATAG